The genomic window ACGTGCGCTCGTCCCCGTAGTCGCCCACCGCGACGTCGACGAGGACGGGATCGCGCACCGCAAGGCCCGTCTCCTCCGCGACTTCGCGCGCGAGGCCCGCAAGCGGCGCCTCGCCCCATTCGAGGAAACCGCCCGGGAGATCCCAGAGGCCCCGCGCCGGTTCGCGCGCGCGCCGCGCGAGAAGGACTCGACCGCCGCCGTCGAGGAGGATGGCGCCGACGGCGGGCTTGCTGTTCCGCCACGCCGTGACGCCGCACGCCGCGCACGTCGCGTGGCCGTCGACGCTGGGCGGGGAAAGCGCCGCGCCGCACGCCGCGCAGTGCCTCCGCGGGGTCAGACCGTCACGCGTCCTTCACGCCTGAGCGTCACGCGCGGTCATCTCCCGCACCCTGCAAAACGCTTGCCTCGGCTTGGCGCAAGCGCTTTGCATGGTCGCCCGTCTTGTGCGCCGAAGACGCCGCTCGGCGTCGTTGGGGTGTAACTCCATGCAAGGCATCCAGACCGTCCAGCTCGTGTACGCGACCATCGAAAACACGCCCGGCCAGCTCTCCCGCGCGGCCTCCGCCCTCGGCCGGGAGCGCATCAACATCGACGCGCTCTCGCTCGAGACGCAGGGCCACCTCGGCATGCTGCGCCTCCTCACGACCCGCACGGGCGAGGCCGTGAAGGTGCTCCGCAACCAGGGCATCGAAGCCCACGAGAGCGAGGCCATCGCGATCCCGCTCGGCAACCGCCCCGGCGAGCTGGGCCGCGTCTCCTCGGAGCTTGCGGCCGCGGGCCTCAACATCGAGAGCGTCTTCCCGACGCCCGACGGGCGCCTCGTCATCCGCACGAACGACGTGCGGCAGTCGGAGCGCATCCTCGGCAAGCTCTGATCCCCGACCTCACGGGGCGGCGCGGGGCCGCCCCCTCCTTCTCAACCGAGGCGCGCGCGGATCGCGGCTTCGGCTTCCCGCGCGTCGAGCGCGAGCGCTTTCGCCACGAGCGCAAGGAACGCGCGCTCGCGCTCGGCCGCCCGTCCGTCGGCCGCGGCAACCTCGAGGGCGGCGCGGAAGACGGCCAGGCGGATCGCCGGGGGAACGGCCGCGGCGCACGCGACGACGTGCGGCTCGAGTCCGCGCGCGGCGATCGATCGCCCCGCCTCCGCGACGAGGAGCGCGACCCGAGAGGGCGCGACCGCGATCGCGGGCTCGAGACGCTCGAGGTGGAGTGTTGCTTCGCGAAGCTCCGAGCGGACCTCCTGACCATCGGCCTTCACGGCGGCGACGAGGAGGCCAACGACGGCGGCCTCCGGAGTCA from Candidatus Thermoplasmatota archaeon includes these protein-coding regions:
- a CDS encoding TerB family tellurite resistance protein; protein product: MPTPGAGMVPSTLTPEAAVVGLLVAAVKADGQEVRSELREATLHLERLEPAIAVAPSRVALLVAEAGRSIAARGLEPHVVACAAAVPPAIRLAVFRAALEVAAADGRAAERERAFLALVAKALALDAREAEAAIRARLG